A stretch of Pangasianodon hypophthalmus isolate fPanHyp1 chromosome 9, fPanHyp1.pri, whole genome shotgun sequence DNA encodes these proteins:
- the LOC113529869 gene encoding immunoglobulin superfamily member 22, whose translation MSTEVIQSSGSRKQQSSEFHMSSSSSSYSVSSTGLRKVTHTSKVLEEQSAVQRKTSAVMESFSQVQKSSEIPPGESIPEFEERPRPVTAQEEDNAVFKAKVSGNPIPNVTWTRESGKQLTEGAKTFYDDINKQYVLKIKNLTLEDADVYKCIASNDHGDAIYSISLIVTENPALDFKKKLKKRSVEKREKKPPTEEEMLKILAGADKKDYERICAEYGFTDFRGILKKLKEMKKNVDVEMVKVLKPLEDVTAKIDSNVVFDTILELKDPNTKMLWFQGDELLRIQYSLGKYEVKQLGTKHMLCITSVCMADSGTYTLKVGEKILSAKLTVIDEPLKFLTDLKPLRVMERQTAVLELRLSKKTDSPLVWQFKGKELKRDEKFDVCVSDDGLTYTLKIKDVRPSDTGDYAISIGDLTTTASLFIERIPIKFVSHLKNVRVKEKGKARLEAEMSSKDVHVRWLKDGKDITNNQRYIFVREGKRAELILEDCELSDSGEYTIVCTQDNDTHEYVSSSNLTVDERFATVKSGMSDVQCPTGSAAELCVVLDDEKVDGVWLKDGKEVTDLNGLQVIKQGAVHKLVFINVNDKHGGKYSFSAKGAESEAVLRIADPPVIDPTMLEMLSSQPVTVKAGEAATIRIPFKGKPAPKVTWYRDGLELVEDSRTVIERNGASSTLILSKCVREDSGTVTLKLKNDCGSATASVQLSVIDRPKPPQGKVDFTECSGKCITMKWKAPRDNGGQKVTSYVIERRIAGKKSWNKVGEVDGDTTSFCNDKVEEGKAYEYRIRALNPQGLSDPLETEQVYAGEPVEPPGMAPQPQIADVTKDEVTVMWVPPVQDGGAPVLGYILERRKKGSSMWVSVCKELIQDTKCAVGGLVEDIEYEFRVTAVNRAGEGIPSAASNSVLAKDPTRAPGLVRNLHVIDSSNTSISLAWCPPEMGDDPSGYILEVRSEHAKEWTKCSKIPITSTSYTVGCLQEKMKYFFRIRAVNEGGIGEPIELEQGVLAVPPPEVPKFDLQAKVKNEVVVRAGCALSIPISFSGSPSPKVTWLKDGIVTNGREVITKGKTYSQFLISSCQRSDSGTYRINLRNDCGEVHYDITVHVTDVPRPPKNLRLVEEVQGTVTLQWDHTPDLADDEHTHYIILKRDTSTPTWFTAAERIFSSKYTVTGLFPGRKYYFRVIARNHIGESDPLDTKEPFTIEKEHECFTLCMKPFPRAQHEVKPAFILPLKDHSVHRGNDCTMSCAFIGSPMPHVSWYKGDKAISDSPRYWQSSTDGVCTLTIPICTVQDSGEYILVVENKLGKAECKCSLVVFDKDDNRMLERLAQDSGKEKHIS comes from the exons ATGTCTACTGAGGTGATCCAGTCCAGTGGGAGCAGAAAGCAGCAGAGCTCAGAGTTCCACATGTCCTCCTCCAGCAGCTCTTATTCCGTCAGTTCCACAGGTTTACGCAAGGTCACTCACACCTCCAAGGTGCTCGAGG AGCAGTCAGCAGTGCAGCGTAAGACTTCAGCTGTGATGGAGTCATTCAGTCAGGTGCAGAAGAGCTCTGAAATCCCTCCCGGAGAGAGTATTCCTGAGTTTGAGGAGAGACCTCGCCCTGTTACAGCTCAGGAAG AGGATAATGCTGTCTTCAAAGCAAAAGTGTCTGGCAACCCCATTCCTAATGTGACCTGGACCAGAGAAAGCGGCAAACAGCTGACGGAGGGCGCCAAGACTTTCTACGATGACATCAATAAGCAGTATGTGTTAAAG ATTAAAAACCTAACTCTGGAGGATGCTGATGTGTACAAGTGCATCGCATCTAATGACCATGGGGATGCCATTTACTCCATCTCGCTCATTGTTACTGAAA ATCCTGCACTGGACTTTAAGAAAAAGCTGAAGAAACg GAGTGTAGAGAAGCGAGAGAAGAAGCCTCCAACTGAAGAGGAGATGCTGAAGATTCTGGCTGGAGCTGATAAGAAGGACTACGAGCGCATCTGCGCTGAATACGGCTTCACTGACTTCAGAGGCATCCTCAAAAAACTCAaggagatgaagaaaaatgtggaTGTGGAA ATGGTTAAAGTACTGAAGCCACTGGAGGATGTAACAGCGAAGATAGACTCCAATGTAGTTTTTGACACAATTTTGGAGTTGAAAGATCCAAATACGAAGATGCTTTGGTTTCAG GGCGACGAGTTGCTGCGAATCCAGTACTCTCTTGGGAAGTATGAAGTTAAACAGCTGGGTACTAAACACATGCTGTGCATCACCAGTGTGTGTATGGCCGACTCTGGCACATACACTCTAAAGGTTGGAGAAAAGATCCTGTCTGCTAAGCTCACTGTCATAG ATGAACCACTGAAGTTCCTCACAGATCTGAAGCCTTTGCgagtgatggagagacagaccGCTGTGCTTGAGTTGCGGCTCTCGAAGAAGACTGACAGCCCTCTGGTATGGCAGTTTAAAGGGAAGGAGCTAAAGCGAGATGAGaagtttgatgtgtgtgtgtctgatgatgGCCTCACATACACTTTAAAGATCAAGGATGTGCGTCCCAGTGATACTGGTGACTATGCCATCAGTATTGGAGATTTGACCACTACAGCCTCTCTATTTATTGAAC GAATCCCCATCAAGTTTGTGAGCCATCTAAAGAATGTACGTGTGAAGGAAAAGGGTAAGGCCAGGTTGGAGGCTGAGATGAGCTCAAAGGATGTTCACGTGAGGTGGTTAAAAGATGGAAAAGACATCACTAACAACCAACGATACATCTTCGTGAGGGAAGGCAAAAGAGCTGAGCTTATCCTCGAAGACTGCGAGCTGTCAGACAGTGGAGAATACACCATAGTGTGCACACAGGATAATGACACCCATGAGTATGTCAGCTCCTCAAACCTCACAGTGGACG AGAGATTTGCCACTGTGAAAAGTGGAATGTCAGATGTTCAGTGTCCCACGGGCTCAGCTGCAGAACTTTGTGTGGTTTTGGATGATGAGAAAGTAGATGGTGTCTGGCTAAAAGATGGAAAAGAG GTTACAGATCTGAATGGTCTGCAGGTGATAAAGCAGGGGGCAGTTCACAAGCTGGTGTTCATTAACGTAAATGATAAGCATGGAGGCAAATACTCTTTCAGTGCCAAAGGAGCTGAGAGTGAGGCAGTTCTCCGTATAGCAG ATCCTCCTGTTATTGATCCCACAATGCTGGAAATGCTATCCAGCCAGCCGGTGACAGTGAAAGCTGGTGAGGCAGCCACCATCAGGATCCCCTTCAAGGGCAAACCTGCCCCAAAGGTGACATGGTATAGGGATGGTTTGGAGCTGGTGGAGGACAGCCGGACGGTCATCGAACGCAATGGAGCCTCCAGCACTCTGATACTCAGTAAATGTGTTAGAGAAGATAGTGGCACTGTCACGCTTAAACTTAAAAATGACTGTGGCTCAGCTACCGCCAGCGTGCAGCTCAGTGTAATTG ACCGTCCTAAACCCCCTCAGGGTAAAGTGGATTTTACAGAGTGTAGCGGCAAGTGCATAACCATGAAGTGGAAAGCACCACGAGATAATGGGGGGCAGAAGGTGACCAGCTATGTTATAGAGAGGCGCATAGCTGGAAAAAAGTCCTGGAATAAGGTTGGGGAGGTGGACGGAGACACCACCAGCTTCTGTAATGACAAGGTTGAGGAGGGGAAGGCATATGAATACCGCATCCGAGCACTCAACCCCCAGGGTTTGAGTGATCCTTTAGAAACTGAGCAGGTCTATGCTGGAGAGCCTGTTG AGCCTCCTGGTATGGCTCCTCAACCTCAGATTGCTGATGTGACTAAAGATGAGGTCACAGTGATGTGGGTTCCTCCAGTGCAAGATGGTGGCGCTCCTGTTCTGGGATACATAttggagaggagaaaaaaaggaagtagCATGTGGGTGTCTGTCTGTAAGGAACTAATCCAAG ACACAAAGTGTGCAGTAGGTGGTCTAGTAGAAGACATAGAGTATGAGTTCAGAGTGACTGCTGTTAACAGAGCTGGAGAGGGAATTCCCAGTGCAGCATCAAACTCAGTACTGGCCAAAGACCCCACAC GTGCCCCTGGCCTTGTTAGAAACCTTCACGTAATAGACTCCTCCAACACCTCCATCTCACTGGCTTGGTGTCCCCCCGAGATGGGAGACGATCCCTCTGGCTACATCCTAGAGGTTCGTTCTGAACATGCAAAGGAATGGACCAAGTGCAGTAAAATTCCCATCACCAGCACCTCATACACTGTTGGCTGCCTGCAAGAGAAGATGAAGTACTTTTTCCGTATCAGAGCTGTTAATGAGGGTGGCATTGGAGAACCGATAGAACTAGAACAAGGAGTTCTGGCTGTGCCACCACCAG AAGTGCCAAAATTTGATCTCCAGGCCAAAGTGAAGAATGAGGTGGTGGTGCGTGCTGGATGTGCATTAAGTATTCCCATTTCCTTCAGT GGCTCCCCTTCCCCAAAAGTGACCTGGCTTAAAGATGGCATTGTGACCAATGGTCGAGAGGTCATCACTAAGGGGAAAACCTATTCGCAGTTTCTGATCAGCTCTTGCCAGCGTTCCGACTCTGGAACCTACCGCATCAACCTCCGCAATGACTGTGGGGAGGTCCACTATGACATCACTGTCCATGTCACTG ATGTCCCTCGTCCTCCTAAGAACCTGCGTCTGGTGGAGGAGGTCCAGGGCACCGTGACGCTGCAGTGGGATCACACCCCTGACCTGGCTGATGATGAACACACCCATTACATCATCCTCAAGAGAGACACCAGCACGCCCACCTGGTTCACAGCTGCCGAGCGCATCTTCAGCAGCAAATACACAGTCACTGGTCTCTTTCCAGGACGCAAGTACTACTTCCGGGTCATCGCTCGCAATCACATTGGAGAAAGTGACCCTCTGGACACAAAGGAGCCTTTTACAATTGAGAAGGAGCATG AATGCTTCACCTTGTGTATGAAGCCATTCCCACGTGCACAGCATGAGGTCAAGCCTGCCTTCATTTTGCCCCTAAAGGATCATTCTGTGCACCGTGGAAATGACTGCACCATGAGCTGTGCCTTCATTGGCTCGCCCATGCCACATGTGTCCTGGTACAAGGGAGACAAGGCTATCTCAGACAGTCCTCGCTACTGGCAGAGTAGCACTGATGGGGTCTGCACCCTCACTATCCCCATCTGCACAGTTCAAGACAGTGGAGAGTACATCCTGGTAGTGGAAAATAAGCTGGGGAAGGCCGAATGCAAGTGCAGCTTGGTTGTTTTTG ATAAAGATGATAATAGAATGCTGGAACGCCTGGCTCAGGAttctggaaaagaaaaacacattagtTAA